From a single Cryptococcus neoformans var. neoformans B-3501A chromosome 3, whole genome shotgun sequence genomic region:
- a CDS encoding hypothetical protein (HMMPfam hit to DNA_pol_V, DNA polymerase V, score: 109.1, E(): 1.1e-29) yields the protein MTSNVLPLFWPLSNLSKETRLTASANLVSSLESFQRSFSQNAGSSKGKEIEDDDEDEESASDSEESGMEVDASDDEEENDEKDSQAAKLDRQLSKDNAEDVVYSVKRLVRGLGSSRESSRLGFAVALTELLSRIPTVTARQVFSLVIRNSQYSKNMKGSDERDMMFARLFGMTAIVQSQSLFAPSATKDDFRGVIEELEKLGQAKAWMRESAWWALVQSVLLLLESRVQWKEDALREVIDVVFEEKGWTQEKVALVLTLEQSGLDIDWKTHLAPTFKHTPLLNTHNLVTLSRILKETSGDEEDGVSATITGSWKPQLHFVWNIILDRYFGPSALSTTLASFQDFFRVVVDESLFSNTSSPQRRYWGFQVFERALPLLPSSQMPLIFTPNFMRCWMNNLSSPDRYLHKAAQQIAKKVQDIIKENPKVGYTLLSQLVGKHGRPDFDKVTKTKTVESIMGKLNEKGVRDFVDFLKETILGASSHENLDAARLAERRSWALDQIQALCRNGSVPKDDAWVAPLFDFLLVHGFFIIRSVNKKSPITAIHTVPKPPLSENTSIACRAKFFACAVELTTASIPRKNGSEDSKARQQGCDASGRLWLRRAIDIISILVDDKKHVEVIADADEEIKSIRNAALESLSSLDKVKEDRKSISRAFEILISFFILQTYDEVEDSLENLEEVNTAAQQYLGQKEEEETQAADMLLDVLIALLDKGSSDLRNLANLVFDIISPELTKSSLNLLSAQLEQSAAEAAANESAEESDEDADGDDAASDSDGGEANEEDEDEEEDEEHDEDLGDVDPAFRQRVAEALKVSGMDAGEDVEEGSEAESEEYWDDDQMMKVDEQLAQVFRERAAAASKNDMKHILTESIHFKNRILDFYDTYAKRQPTNPLIIDVILTLLKLIRSGGVSEAEVTNKAAGILRSKFNKPKDVPSTVNIEAASESLKTIHSMAQKAHSAEFSTLCSLCSLFVSRAIDASGISSNSATSTVVEIYRATLKDFIIRKASLVHPPFLLEFVKRFPVRAFSLYHDLVSYVAPGAAVNAFRQLQAYNALQILAQHLPVISKSVSPTEVIKFVQEASESVFTTLETAAEANSDSKDALNAQKLKDVVKFALQLARNSKNVGISWDIRRVSEVGETLKHGRRTKEMKGVHSMWIQLEAILSNKKGEKRKR from the exons ATGACTTCCAACGTGTTGCCTCTTTTCTGGCCGCTCTCGAATTTAAGCAAGGAGACCCGGCTCACAGCTTCTGCAAATCTTGTGTCTTCCCTTGAATCTTTCCAACGGTCCTTCTCTCAGAACGCCGGTTCCTcaaagggcaaggaaattgaggacgacgatgaggatgaagagtcAGCAAGCGATAGCGAAGAGTCTGGAATGGAAGTAGATGCGagcgacgatgaggaagaaaatgacGAGAAGGACAGTCAGGCGGCAAAATTGGACAGGCAGTTGAGCAAGGACAATGCAGAGGATGTTGTCTACAGTGTCAAGCGACTCGTGCGAGGCTTGGGTAGCTCTAGAGAAAGTAGCCGTCTTGGCTTTGCGGTTGCTCTAACAGAG TTGCTTTCTCGTATACCAACTGTCACCGCTCGACAAGTCTTTTCACTTGTCATCCGCAATTCTCAATACAGCAAGAACATGAAAGGCTCTGACGAAAGAGACATGATGTTTGCCCGTCTTTTCGGTATGACAGCCATTGTTCAATCCCAGAGTCTTTTCGCTCCTAGTGCCACAAAGGATGACTTCCGAGGCGTTAtcgaagagcttgagaagCTTGGACAGGCAAAGGCGTGGATGAGGGAAAGCGCTTGGTGGGCTCTGGTGCAAAGCGTTTTGCTCCTTTTGGAAAGTAGGGTGCAATGGAAGGAGGACGCTCTGCGGGAAGTGATTGATGTGGTgtttgaagagaagggttggACTCAGGAGAAGGTAGCTTTGGTACTTACCTTGGAGCAATCTGGTCTC GACATTGACTGGAAGACTCACCTGGCTCCTACCTTCAAGCATACCCCTTTACTTAACACTCACAACCTCGTCACCCTCAGTCGAATTCTCAAG GAGACCAGtggagacgaggaagatggtgttTCAGCAACCATCACTGGTTCTTGGAAACCCCAGCTTCACTTTGTCTGGAATATCATCCTCGATCGGTACTTTGGGCCCTCCGCCCTTTCCACAACCCTCGCGTCCTTCCAAGACTTTTTCCGCGTCGTTGTTGACG AATCCCTTTTCTCCAatacttcttctccccagcGTCGATACTGGGGCTTTCAAGTGTTTGAACGagcccttcctcttttgccGTCTTCTCAGATGCCTCTTATTTTTACTCCGAACTTTATGCGATGCTGGATGAACAATCTCTCCTCACCCGATCGTTATCTTCACAAAGCTGCTCAGCAAATTGCCAAAAAAGTGCAAGACATTATCAAAGAGAACCCCAAGGTTGGTTACACATTGCTTTCTCAGCTTGTAGGTAAACATGGTCGACCCGATTTCGACAAAGTCACCAAGACAAAGACTGTCGAGTCAATTATGGGGAAACTCAACGAAAAGGGTGTGAGAGATTTTGTCGACTTTTTGAAAGAAACTATTCTCGGTGCTTCTTCTCATGAAAA CCTGGATGCTGCGAGACTGGCGGAACGTCGTTCTTGGGCGCTCGATCAGATCCAGGCTCTGTGCAGGAACGGTTCTGTCCCCAAGGACGACGCCTGGGTTGCTCCTCTCTTcgatttccttcttgtGCACGGATTCTTTATCATTAGAAGCGTCAACAAGAAAAGCCCTATCACCGCCATACATACTGTTCCTaaacctcctctttccgAAAATACGTCTATTGCTTGTCGCGCGAAATTCTTTGCCTGTGCAGTGGAGTTGACTACAGCGTCGATTCCTAGAAAAAATGGGTCTGAAGATTCCAAAGCTCGTCAGCAAGGGTGCGATGCTTCCGGTAGGCTCTGGCTCCGTCGAGCCATTGACATCATTTCAATCCTTGTGGATGATAAAAAGCACGTTGAGGTCATCGCAGATGCCGATGAAGAGATCAAATCAATCAGAAATGCGGCTCTGGAGagtctctcttctttggaCAAG GTTAAGGAAGACCGAAAATCGATTTCTAGGGCTTTTGAAATTCttatctccttcttcatcttacAGACTTACGATGAAGTTGAAGATTCCTTGGAGAACCTCGAGGAGGTCAACACAGCTGCTCAGCAGTACTTGGGccagaaagaggaagaggaaacaCAGGCCGCTGACATGTTGCTCGACGTGCTCATTGCTCTGCTCGATAAAGGTTCCAGTGATTTGCGTAACCTTGCAAATCTGGTCTTTGATATTATTTCCCCAGAACTTACGAAATCCAGTTTAAATCTTTTGTCTGCT CAACTTGAACAATCCGCAGCTGAAGCCGCTGCAAACGAATCTGCGGAAGAGAGTGACGAGGATGCCGATGGTGACGATGCTGCGTCTGATAGCGATGGTGGAGAGGccaatgaggaagatgaggacgaggaagaagacgaggagcATGATGAGGATCTGGGGGATGTTGACCCTGCATTCAGACAGAGAGTTGCCGAAGCTCTCAAAGTGTCCGGCATGGATGCCGGCGAGgatgtcgaagaaggtTCCGAGGCCGAGTCAGAAGAATACTGGGACGATGatcagatgatgaaggtcGACGAACAGCTTGCTCAGGTCTTCCGTGAAAGAGCAGCCGCTGCCTCCAAGAATGATATGAAGC ACATCCTGACCGAATCTATTCATTTCAAGAATCGTATTCTCGACTTCTACGACACTTACGCCAAGCGTCAACCAACCAATCCCCTCATTATCGATGTCATCCTCACGCTTTTGAAGCTCATTCGCTCCGGTGGCGTTTCTGAAGCTGAGGTCACAAACAAGGCCGCGGGCATCCTTCGAAGCAAGTTCAACAAACCGAAAGATGTCCCGTCCACTGTCAATATCGAGGCAGCCTCTGAGAGTCTTAAGACCATTCATTCGATGGCGCAGAAGGCTCATTCCGCCGAGTTTTCTACATTGTGCAGTCTGTGCTCGCTTTTTGTTTCTCGAGCAATCGATGCTTCTGGTATTTCTTCCAATTCGGCAACTTCTACCGTCGTTGAGATTTACCGCGCCACTCTCAAAGACTTCATAATCCGCAAAGCATCACTTGTGCATCCTCCATTCCTTCTCGAGTTTGTGAAGCGGTTCCCTGTCCGTGCATTCTCTCTCTACCACGACCTTGTCTCCTACGTGGCCCCAGGCGCCGCCGTCAACGCATTTAGGCAATTACAGGCTTATAATgctctccaaatccttgcTCAGCATCTTCCGGTCATCTCTAAATCCGTATCCCCAACTGAGGTAATTAAATTCGTCCAAGAAGCCAGCGAAAGCGTTTTCACTACCCTTGAAACTGCTGCCGAAGCTAATTCGGACTCCAAGGATGCTTTGAATGCCCAAAAGCTTAAAGATGTTGTCAAATTTGCTCTTCAGCTTGCTAGAAACAGCAAGAATGTAGGTATCTCTTGGGATATAAGGAGAGTCAGCGAGGTCGGTGAAACGCTGAAACACGGCAGGAGAACAAAAGAAATGAAGGGTGTCCACAGTATGTGGATACAGTTGGAGGCTATTTTGAGCAACAAAAAGGGTGAAAAGCGTAAGAGATAG